A single Staphylococcus muscae DNA region contains:
- a CDS encoding SA0632 family lipoprotein translates to MKKLGVIILAVTFILTGCGNSEKAKLQDEIQSLEKEQKILKEENKKLKNQSEKLDDKIKEAEEKINQSMSDRKTKDDKADETENEKDTSTGDSNKEDS, encoded by the coding sequence ATGAAAAAATTAGGCGTCATCATACTTGCAGTAACATTCATTTTGACAGGATGTGGTAACAGTGAAAAAGCAAAGTTACAAGATGAAATCCAGTCATTAGAAAAAGAACAAAAAATATTAAAAGAAGAAAATAAAAAGCTTAAAAATCAAAGTGAAAAGTTAGATGATAAGATAAAAGAAGCAGAAGAGAAAATCAATCAGTCAATGAGTGATCGCAAAACAAAAGATGACAAAGCAGATGAGACTGAAAATGAAAAAGATACATCGACAGGTGACTCAAATAAAGAAGACTCATAA
- a CDS encoding YebC/PmpR family DNA-binding transcriptional regulator translates to MGRKWNNIKEKKAQKDKNTSRIYAKFGKEIYVAAKSGEPDPESNQALKLVLERAKTYSVPNHIIDRAIDKAKGGGDENFDSLRYEGFGPSGSMLIVDALTNNVNRTASDVRAAFGKNGGNMGVSGSVAYMFDHTATFAFEGYDADTVLEQLMEQDIDVRDVIEEGGLTIVYAEPDQFASVQQALRDLGVQDFEVAELEMLPQSEVELSGDDLVTFEKLIDVLEDLEDVQHVFHNVSL, encoded by the coding sequence ATGGGACGTAAATGGAATAACATTAAGGAGAAAAAAGCACAAAAGGATAAAAACACGAGCCGTATCTATGCGAAATTCGGTAAGGAAATCTATGTAGCGGCGAAGTCTGGTGAACCAGATCCGGAATCTAACCAAGCGTTGAAGCTTGTTTTAGAGCGTGCAAAAACATATTCTGTACCGAACCATATCATTGATAGAGCGATTGACAAAGCCAAAGGTGGCGGTGATGAAAACTTTGATTCATTGCGTTATGAAGGCTTTGGCCCAAGTGGCTCAATGTTAATTGTTGATGCCTTAACAAATAACGTAAACCGTACAGCATCAGATGTGCGTGCAGCATTTGGTAAAAACGGAGGCAACATGGGTGTTTCTGGCTCAGTTGCATATATGTTCGATCACACTGCAACGTTTGCATTCGAAGGTTACGATGCAGATACTGTATTAGAACAGTTGATGGAGCAAGATATCGATGTGCGTGATGTGATTGAAGAAGGTGGGCTCACAATTGTCTATGCAGAGCCGGATCAATTCGCATCTGTACAACAAGCATTGCGTGACTTAGGTGTTCAAGATTTTGAAGTGGCAGAATTAGAAATGCTACCACAATCAGAAGTTGAATTGTCAGGTGATGATTTGGTAACTTTTGAAAAGCTTATCGATGTGTTGGAAGATCTTGAAGATGTACAACACGTTTTCCATAACGTGTCATTATAA
- a CDS encoding DUF402 domain-containing protein, producing MKVKYIDKRHWRRLLDRDYIEVKVNNNKFKGIIGLITINKVREPLEVTVVGKKMVVADEQYQWLQIVPDKKRYSLTVMFNEEGQPLQYYFDINLKNITQKGKVRTVDLYLDVLVLPDGRYELVDQDDLERALRAKKITRKQYHEAYIIAHQLMIQIDEDFDSIHEKAMYCFNKIRHKHLKHERSGRY from the coding sequence GTGAAAGTAAAATATATCGATAAACGTCACTGGCGTCGCCTCTTAGACCGTGATTATATAGAAGTGAAAGTGAATAATAACAAATTTAAGGGGATTATTGGTTTAATTACGATTAACAAAGTGAGAGAGCCATTAGAAGTAACAGTTGTAGGTAAGAAGATGGTTGTCGCCGATGAACAATACCAATGGCTACAAATTGTGCCGGATAAAAAACGTTACAGTTTGACGGTAATGTTCAATGAAGAAGGGCAACCGTTACAATATTATTTTGACATAAATTTGAAAAATATTACGCAAAAAGGCAAGGTGCGCACAGTTGATCTGTATTTAGATGTTCTCGTGCTCCCCGATGGTCGATATGAACTGGTCGACCAAGATGACTTAGAGCGTGCATTACGTGCGAAGAAGATTACACGTAAACAATATCATGAAGCATATATTATTGCACACCAGCTCATGATTCAAATTGATGAAGATTTTGATAGTATACACGAAAAAGCAATGTACTGTTTCAATAAAATCCGTCATAAACACCTGAAACATGAACGCTCAGGCAGATATTGA
- a CDS encoding DUF1129 family protein, giving the protein MKTTNELMKENNVKALRLNNTDRQIFESYMTYVRADMRVNAYDSEKVLQQILAHLLKAENKGMHAMDFFNHDPKHHANETIKALPNHTFINICHYIYQHIVFLLGLFCFLKGFLGFFINDPRIFIYTFPLTLISGLFVSFLFIWSCFKMIQLQAFHYSRLAWLIGYLVLIGLFILMFEIFFFPQQLLQFGPYIHVSNWAFVLISFVILPIGLYLNGKQQTNHRASWR; this is encoded by the coding sequence ATGAAAACAACGAATGAACTGATGAAAGAAAATAACGTAAAGGCATTGCGCTTGAATAATACAGATCGTCAAATCTTTGAAAGCTATATGACTTATGTCCGTGCTGATATGCGAGTCAATGCTTATGACTCTGAAAAAGTGTTACAACAAATTCTAGCGCACCTACTCAAAGCTGAAAATAAAGGTATGCATGCGATGGATTTCTTCAATCATGATCCTAAACACCATGCAAATGAAACCATCAAAGCATTACCCAATCATACATTTATAAATATTTGTCACTATATCTATCAACATATTGTCTTTTTACTCGGCTTATTTTGTTTCTTGAAAGGATTTCTCGGTTTCTTCATTAATGATCCACGTATCTTTATCTATACATTTCCATTAACACTCATCAGTGGCTTATTTGTTAGCTTTTTGTTCATTTGGTCTTGTTTTAAAATGATACAACTTCAAGCCTTTCATTATTCAAGACTCGCATGGCTTATAGGCTATCTCGTACTGATTGGTCTATTTATATTAATGTTTGAAATCTTCTTCTTCCCACAACAGCTCTTACAATTTGGACCTTATATTCACGTTAGCAATTGGGCATTTGTTTTGATTTCTTTTGTTATTTTGCCTATCGGTCTATATCTCAATGGCAAACAACAGACCAATCATCGTGCATCGTGGCGTTAA
- a CDS encoding thiamine phosphate synthase, whose product MIIAVTPYELLTDQHIQRLNMIEPQIDGVLLRTPMTQLSLIEWLHALLQDEFPKSKVIIHTDITLAKRMGIQRLHFKEGDKQAFHLKETHPSYSVSMSVHHVESIIKAREHQLDFGLFGHVFPSASKQGKPPRTNAEVCAALSEQFPLIAIGGIDQHTVTQVNPKFIGMACIRSAFNIPIQVFDEMVQKWKMNKER is encoded by the coding sequence ATGATTATTGCAGTGACACCTTATGAATTGCTAACTGATCAACATATTCAACGTCTGAATATGATAGAGCCACAAATTGATGGTGTACTCTTGCGAACGCCGATGACACAATTGTCTCTAATTGAATGGCTCCATGCGCTGTTGCAAGATGAGTTTCCTAAGTCAAAGGTCATCATACATACAGACATTACATTGGCAAAGCGTATGGGGATTCAACGTTTGCATTTCAAAGAAGGTGATAAACAGGCATTTCACTTAAAAGAGACGCACCCTTCATATAGTGTGAGCATGTCTGTTCATCATGTTGAATCAATTATCAAAGCACGTGAACATCAATTAGATTTCGGTCTGTTTGGACATGTCTTTCCATCAGCGTCAAAACAAGGGAAACCACCGCGTACAAATGCGGAAGTGTGTGCAGCGTTATCAGAGCAATTCCCCCTTATTGCGATTGGAGGTATTGATCAGCATACTGTCACGCAGGTTAATCCTAAATTCATTGGTATGGCATGTATTCGCAGTGCGTTTAACATACCTATACAGGTGTTTGATGAGATGGTACAGAAATGGAAAATGAATAAGGAGAGATGA
- a CDS encoding LysR family transcriptional regulator, producing the protein MKMDDYRLLITLDETRTLRKAAEQLYISQPAVTQRLKSIERYFGVEIFIRTKKQLITTTEGAMVIAHAKEMLNQEHLFKDKIKAHIGAINGNLSIGCSSLVGQTLLPEVLSQYTSEYPNVEVKLHVGSSDEIKQQYNDYHIMIVRGNQLLNKHNDHLMDDQHYFIYPTSKTTELHKLPFIEFQADPVYINQIKSWYYQHMSQDYHARIKVDQVATCKALLLSGVGVTILPEIMTKDLDDAQFTKIKVDIEERPLVRATYLSYDMSMMQLPQVSAFISVLKTYIKEANVLSHTVDV; encoded by the coding sequence ATGAAGATGGATGATTATCGTTTGCTCATCACATTGGATGAAACAAGAACGTTGCGTAAGGCAGCTGAGCAACTCTATATCTCACAACCTGCTGTGACACAACGCTTAAAATCAATTGAGCGTTATTTTGGTGTTGAAATTTTTATTCGCACAAAAAAACAACTCATTACGACAACTGAAGGTGCAATGGTGATTGCACATGCCAAAGAAATGCTCAATCAAGAACATCTATTCAAAGATAAGATTAAGGCACATATCGGTGCAATTAACGGGAATTTGTCTATCGGTTGTTCGTCGCTTGTCGGACAAACGTTGTTGCCAGAAGTATTAAGTCAATATACATCAGAATATCCGAATGTCGAAGTGAAGCTTCATGTGGGATCAAGTGATGAAATCAAACAGCAGTATAATGATTACCACATTATGATTGTTCGTGGGAATCAATTGTTAAATAAACATAATGATCATTTGATGGACGATCAACATTACTTTATATATCCAACGAGCAAAACGACAGAATTACATAAATTACCATTTATAGAGTTTCAAGCAGACCCAGTATACATTAACCAGATTAAGTCTTGGTATTATCAACATATGTCACAAGATTATCATGCACGAATCAAAGTTGATCAAGTGGCAACGTGTAAAGCACTATTATTAAGTGGTGTCGGTGTGACAATCTTACCGGAAATTATGACAAAAGATTTGGATGATGCACAATTCACGAAGATTAAAGTCGATATTGAGGAGCGTCCTCTTGTACGAGCAACTTATTTGAGTTATGACATGAGTATGATGCAACTCCCTCAAGTCAGTGCATTTATCAGTGTATTGAAGACATATATTAAAGAAGCAAATGTATTATCTCATACAGTTGATGTATAA
- a CDS encoding ThiF family adenylyltransferase produces the protein MQRYDRQIKYAHFGQQGQQKLRNLRVIVMGVGALGSGVAEQLVRSGVGHITLVDKDIVTMSNLHRQSCYVTTDAESMLPKVVALQRHLIAINPDVEIMTHNEEVTARNIINILEQFKPDVVLDGMDTFEMRYLLNEATQKLQIPYIYGAVVGSQLSVLPIHGDGPCLHCILPEVPETMERCEINGVLPPAVHMACSLIVAEVFRYLMHGHFTSKMTTIDIHTLNMRTVDVTALKESECFVCGQGQYRRLSHDAVDHVRELCGGVFQLRLPCEVFDATICPNITVGIANQYVKRLMKDNYDMTLYQDGRLLIYGASSVEEAENVRKQLFIAHDD, from the coding sequence ATGCAACGCTATGATAGACAGATAAAATATGCACATTTTGGTCAACAAGGGCAACAAAAACTGCGGAATCTTCGCGTAATTGTCATGGGTGTTGGCGCATTAGGAAGTGGTGTTGCAGAACAACTCGTACGAAGTGGTGTGGGACATATCACACTTGTTGACAAAGATATTGTGACAATGTCTAATCTACATCGTCAAAGTTGTTATGTGACAACTGATGCTGAGTCCATGTTACCTAAAGTGGTTGCTTTACAACGTCATCTCATTGCCATTAATCCCGATGTAGAAATAATGACACATAATGAAGAAGTGACAGCGAGAAATATTATAAACATTCTTGAACAGTTCAAACCAGATGTTGTTTTAGATGGTATGGATACATTTGAAATGCGTTACTTGTTGAATGAAGCAACACAGAAGTTACAGATTCCGTATATTTACGGTGCAGTCGTAGGAAGTCAACTCAGTGTTTTACCAATTCACGGTGATGGTCCTTGTTTGCATTGTATTTTACCGGAAGTGCCGGAAACGATGGAACGCTGTGAAATCAACGGTGTGTTACCACCTGCTGTTCATATGGCGTGTAGCCTGATTGTTGCAGAAGTGTTTCGTTATCTGATGCACGGTCATTTTACAAGCAAGATGACAACGATAGATATACACACACTAAATATGAGAACTGTTGATGTTACTGCATTGAAAGAATCTGAGTGTTTCGTTTGTGGACAAGGGCAATATCGACGCTTATCACATGATGCAGTTGATCACGTACGTGAACTATGTGGTGGTGTGTTTCAGTTACGATTGCCATGTGAAGTTTTTGATGCAACAATTTGTCCAAACATCACAGTTGGTATTGCTAATCAATATGTTAAACGATTGATGAAAGATAACTACGATATGACGTTATATCAAGATGGACGGTTGTTAATCTACGGTGCAAGCAGTGTGGAAGAAGCTGAAAATGTGCGCAAGCAATTGTTCATTGCGCATGATGATTGA
- a CDS encoding DUF456 domain-containing protein, with protein sequence MDTLQVALWLLILSAFALGFISLIKPIIPGVLLLWVGFFIYHWGINSDSLSWWFWGSAIVWTLFIFISDLLLSRYFVNRFGGSKTAERTAIISVIIGAFVFPPFGILIVPFIAVLVVELLQGVHVQTAMRASIGTIAAIFTSSVVQAFIMIVMIGWFFMDALVI encoded by the coding sequence ATGGATACATTACAAGTTGCGTTATGGTTATTGATTTTATCCGCTTTTGCACTCGGATTTATCAGCTTGATTAAACCCATTATTCCAGGCGTACTCTTACTGTGGGTTGGTTTTTTCATCTATCATTGGGGAATCAATAGTGATAGCTTATCATGGTGGTTTTGGGGATCAGCGATTGTTTGGACGTTGTTCATCTTCATCTCAGATTTGCTACTCAGTCGCTATTTTGTGAATCGCTTCGGTGGTTCAAAAACTGCAGAGCGTACAGCAATCATTTCAGTCATCATCGGTGCTTTTGTCTTTCCGCCATTTGGCATTCTTATCGTTCCATTTATTGCTGTCTTAGTGGTGGAATTATTACAAGGTGTTCATGTACAAACGGCTATGCGTGCAAGTATCGGAACGATTGCTGCTATTTTTACAAGTTCTGTTGTACAAGCATTCATTATGATAGTCATGATCGGGTGGTTCTTTATGGATGCATTAGTTATATAA
- a CDS encoding sugar efflux transporter — protein sequence MFRELLTIKNYKLFVVNMMLIGMGIAVTVPFFVLFATNQLGMTTNQFGLLLALAAISQFTMNTIVARFSDTRAINRKAIIVVALLMGAISFSLPFFVDNIILFIVLYAIFQGLFAPAMPQLYASARESINQSTSSSRAIFANSVLRSMFSFGFLFGPLVGNILNQSMGYNGLFGGTVAIILTTLVLQLFFFKDIKAAKPVSNQVHTEQNAPSMLTHTYLIVPFLAFILLHIGQWMYTLNMPLYVTNYLHEDEKYVGHLASLCAGLEVPFMIILGIVASRVSTRTLLAVAAVCGSAFFASVGIFESVYMMLVGQVLLAAFLAVLLGIGISYFQDILPHFPGYASTLFANAMVIGQLLGNLLGGAMSNWVGLGNVFYVSAFSLACGFILILFTKKEVTSRTTA from the coding sequence ATGTTTCGTGAACTATTAACGATAAAGAATTATAAATTATTTGTTGTAAATATGATGTTGATTGGTATGGGGATTGCGGTCACTGTTCCATTTTTTGTATTATTTGCGACGAACCAACTGGGTATGACAACGAATCAATTCGGTCTTTTACTTGCGCTAGCAGCAATCAGTCAATTTACAATGAATACGATTGTTGCTCGTTTTTCAGATACCCGTGCGATTAATCGAAAAGCCATTATTGTTGTCGCCCTTTTAATGGGAGCCATCAGCTTTTCACTCCCATTTTTTGTGGACAATATTATTTTGTTCATTGTTTTGTACGCCATTTTTCAAGGTCTCTTTGCACCTGCAATGCCTCAGTTGTATGCTTCAGCACGTGAGTCTATTAATCAGTCGACATCAAGTAGTCGTGCTATCTTTGCCAACTCTGTATTACGTTCTATGTTCTCATTTGGTTTCTTATTTGGTCCATTAGTAGGGAATATTTTGAATCAATCAATGGGATATAATGGTTTATTTGGTGGGACAGTTGCAATTATCTTAACAACATTAGTCTTGCAACTCTTCTTCTTTAAGGATATTAAAGCAGCCAAACCAGTGAGTAATCAAGTGCATACAGAACAAAATGCGCCTTCTATGTTAACGCATACTTATTTGATTGTGCCGTTCTTGGCATTTATTTTATTACATATTGGTCAATGGATGTATACGTTGAACATGCCATTATATGTAACAAACTATTTACATGAAGATGAAAAGTATGTTGGGCATTTGGCGAGTTTATGTGCAGGATTAGAAGTACCATTTATGATTATTTTAGGAATTGTTGCAAGCCGTGTATCAACGAGAACATTGCTTGCGGTTGCAGCAGTTTGTGGGAGTGCATTCTTCGCTAGTGTCGGTATCTTTGAAAGTGTATACATGATGCTCGTTGGACAAGTATTATTAGCAGCATTTTTAGCGGTACTATTAGGTATTGGAATTAGTTACTTCCAAGATATTTTGCCACATTTCCCGGGTTATGCTTCAACACTCTTTGCGAATGCAATGGTCATTGGTCAGCTGCTCGGTAATTTACTCGGTGGCGCAATGAGTAATTGGGTTGGTTTAGGCAATGTCTTTTATGTTTCAGCCTTCTCTCTTGCATGTGGATTTATATTAATCTTGTTTACGAAAAAAGAAGTAACATCACGTACAACTGCGTAG
- a CDS encoding thiazole synthase gives MFNIGDLTFHSRLFLGTGKFDNEQVQSEAIAASETEVLTFAVRRMHLYDRDLPNPLANVDLEQFITFPNTAGAKTAEEAVRIAELANEAGVCDMIKVEVIGDDDTLLPDPFDTYKACEILLEKGYIVCPYISDDVVLAQRLEALGVHAIMPLASPIGTGRGISNPLNLRYIIEKSKVPVIVDAGIGSAKDCAEAMELGADAILLNSAVSRAKDPVKMAEAMKKGIEAGRLSYEAGRIPIKYNAVQSSPSEGLGFL, from the coding sequence ATGTTTAATATTGGAGATTTAACATTTCACTCAAGATTATTTTTAGGAACAGGAAAGTTTGATAATGAGCAAGTTCAAAGTGAGGCGATTGCAGCATCTGAAACAGAAGTATTAACGTTTGCTGTACGACGTATGCATTTATACGATCGTGACTTACCTAATCCACTTGCGAATGTCGATTTAGAGCAGTTTATCACTTTTCCAAATACAGCAGGTGCTAAAACGGCAGAAGAAGCGGTCCGTATTGCTGAATTGGCAAATGAAGCAGGTGTGTGCGATATGATTAAAGTAGAGGTGATCGGCGATGATGATACGTTGTTGCCAGATCCTTTCGACACGTACAAAGCATGTGAAATTTTATTGGAAAAAGGATATATAGTCTGTCCTTATATTTCAGATGATGTCGTTTTAGCACAGCGTTTAGAAGCACTCGGTGTTCATGCGATTATGCCGCTTGCATCACCTATTGGCACAGGTAGAGGCATCAGTAACCCACTTAATTTACGTTATATTATAGAAAAAAGTAAGGTGCCAGTGATTGTTGATGCAGGTATCGGATCAGCGAAAGATTGTGCCGAAGCAATGGAACTCGGAGCAGATGCAATTTTGCTGAACTCTGCTGTTTCACGTGCAAAAGATCCTGTCAAAATGGCTGAAGCGATGAAGAAGGGGATTGAAGCAGGGCGTTTAAGTTATGAAGCGGGACGTATTCCAATCAAATATAATGCCGTGCAATCCAGTCCATCAGAAGGACTAGGCTTTTTGTAA
- a CDS encoding cupin domain-containing protein, giving the protein MHAKDWIQHLALTPHPEGGYYRQTILSSDAMDGRPNYSSIYFLLEDTNISHFHQIDADEIWYYHAGATLTLHMIHSDHTYETVRVGPSVDQGDVLQYVVPKNTIFASSIETPHAFAVVGCMVQPAFQFDTFKLYTQQELLQKYPEHEAVIRRYAKQSIE; this is encoded by the coding sequence ATGCATGCCAAAGATTGGATTCAGCATTTAGCATTAACGCCACATCCTGAAGGTGGTTATTACCGCCAAACAATACTCAGTTCAGATGCTATGGATGGTCGCCCTAATTATTCGAGTATATACTTTTTATTAGAAGATACGAACATCTCTCATTTCCATCAAATAGATGCAGATGAAATTTGGTACTATCATGCAGGCGCAACTTTGACGCTACATATGATTCATTCTGACCATACGTACGAAACAGTAAGAGTCGGACCGAGTGTAGATCAAGGCGATGTGTTGCAATATGTTGTACCGAAAAATACAATATTCGCTTCGTCGATTGAAACGCCACATGCTTTTGCGGTGGTAGGTTGTATGGTTCAACCAGCCTTTCAATTCGATACGTTCAAGTTATATACACAACAAGAATTGTTACAAAAATACCCTGAACATGAAGCGGTGATTCGTCGATATGCGAAACAATCAATTGAATAA
- the thiS gene encoding sulfur carrier protein ThiS produces MIEIQVNGERQQFQSGTTIQDVLDHFGIEAKRMAVEHNETVVKRSEWASTYVRPDDRLELLEFVGGG; encoded by the coding sequence ATGATTGAGATACAAGTAAACGGTGAACGACAGCAATTCCAGTCAGGTACAACGATTCAAGATGTTTTAGATCATTTTGGCATTGAAGCAAAACGAATGGCAGTTGAACATAATGAAACAGTTGTGAAGCGTTCAGAATGGGCATCTACCTATGTACGCCCTGATGATCGATTAGAATTATTAGAATTTGTTGGAGGCGGATAA
- a CDS encoding inorganic phosphate transporter, whose product MEYLIFVTIAIVIFSLVFDFINGFHDTANAVATAVSTRALSPRHAIFLAAIMNFIGALTFTGVASTITKEIVNPFHLDNGLVVVLAAILAAIIWNLVTWYYGIPSSSSHALIGAIAGAAIASAGSISVLHLQGFTKIVLVLILSPLIAFAVGFTMYSIVKIIFKNANLARTNRNFRIFQIFTAALQSFSHGTNDAQKSMGIITMALIVAGMQTSVEPALWVKVSCAAAMGLGTAVGGWKIIKTVGGNIMKIRPANGAAADLSSALTIFVASSLHFPLSTTHVVSSSILGVGSANRIKGVHWNTAKRMIVTWFITLPISALLAALIYIILNLFF is encoded by the coding sequence ATGGAGTATTTGATATTTGTAACGATAGCTATCGTTATATTCTCGTTGGTTTTTGACTTTATCAATGGATTTCATGACACAGCGAATGCGGTTGCCACTGCTGTTTCAACACGTGCCTTGTCACCACGACACGCTATCTTTTTAGCGGCGATTATGAACTTTATCGGTGCGTTGACTTTCACAGGTGTTGCATCAACAATTACGAAAGAAATCGTCAATCCATTCCATCTTGATAATGGATTGGTTGTTGTACTTGCAGCTATTTTAGCAGCGATTATATGGAACTTAGTCACTTGGTACTACGGTATTCCGAGTTCATCATCACATGCTTTAATTGGTGCGATTGCAGGTGCGGCTATTGCATCGGCTGGCTCAATTAGTGTCTTGCATTTACAAGGTTTTACTAAAATTGTCCTTGTATTAATCTTGTCACCTTTAATTGCGTTTGCTGTCGGTTTTACGATGTACTCAATCGTAAAAATTATCTTTAAAAATGCCAATCTTGCACGTACGAATCGTAACTTCCGTATTTTCCAAATTTTTACAGCAGCATTGCAATCATTCTCACACGGAACAAATGATGCGCAGAAATCAATGGGTATCATTACGATGGCGTTAATCGTTGCAGGCATGCAAACAAGTGTTGAACCTGCATTATGGGTAAAAGTATCCTGTGCAGCAGCAATGGGTCTTGGTACAGCAGTCGGTGGTTGGAAGATCATCAAAACAGTCGGTGGTAATATTATGAAAATTCGTCCAGCAAATGGTGCAGCAGCTGACTTATCATCTGCTTTAACGATATTTGTTGCATCGTCATTGCATTTTCCACTTTCTACAACACACGTGGTATCATCATCTATCCTTGGGGTAGGTTCTGCTAACCGTATTAAAGGTGTACATTGGAATACTGCAAAACGTATGATTGTGACATGGTTTATTACATTACCGATATCTGCTCTACTTGCAGCGTTAATTTATATTATTTTAAATCTATTCTTCTAA
- a CDS encoding CHAP domain-containing protein, with protein MKKFAFALTVTSGAAAVLTHQDAQASTQHAVQSGDSLWTVAAQYGTTVDAIKQANGLSNNMIFPGQTLTIGGSTTNETAQSNAQTQNTTSYNVTTAQTSGNGHKVVAGESLDIIAAQYGVTVQDLMNANGMSGYLIHPNQTLQIPSQSGAASTSNVNTAAAGGNGVQTVQTSTQAQTPSVNQSNLYTWGQCTWHVFNRRSETGQPISTYWWNASNWAGAASADGYTVNNAPQAGAIMQSTEGPMGHVAYVERVNPDGSILVSEMNYNTSPGQVGYRTIPGSLTSNYNFIH; from the coding sequence TTGAAAAAATTCGCATTCGCACTGACAGTGACTTCTGGCGCTGCCGCAGTGCTTACTCATCAAGATGCACAAGCATCAACACAACACGCCGTACAATCAGGTGACTCTTTATGGACAGTTGCCGCACAATATGGCACAACAGTAGATGCCATTAAACAAGCAAATGGTCTTTCTAACAACATGATTTTCCCTGGTCAAACTTTGACAATTGGTGGTAGCACGACCAATGAAACAGCACAATCTAATGCTCAGACACAAAATACAACATCATACAATGTAACAACTGCTCAAACTTCAGGTAACGGTCACAAAGTAGTTGCGGGTGAATCATTAGATATTATCGCAGCACAATATGGTGTTACTGTTCAAGACTTAATGAACGCCAATGGGATGAGCGGTTATCTTATCCATCCAAATCAAACTTTACAAATTCCAAGTCAATCTGGTGCAGCATCAACATCAAATGTTAATACAGCTGCTGCTGGTGGTAATGGGGTTCAAACAGTACAAACAAGTACACAGGCACAAACACCATCTGTGAACCAAAGTAATCTTTATACTTGGGGACAATGTACATGGCATGTATTTAATCGTCGTTCTGAAACAGGTCAACCGATTAGTACATACTGGTGGAACGCTAGCAATTGGGCAGGTGCCGCTTCTGCTGACGGATACACTGTCAACAACGCACCACAAGCAGGCGCTATTATGCAATCAACAGAAGGTCCTATGGGTCATGTTGCATATGTTGAACGTGTTAATCCAGACGGTAGTATTTTAGTATCAGAGATGAACTACAACACATCACCGGGACAAGTAGGCTATCGTACAATTCCAGGTTCATTGACAAGTAACTACAATTTTATTCATTAA
- a CDS encoding Bax inhibitor-1/YccA family protein, with protein sequence MSSNTEQQSSDYKRYGQVWLFFMYYWLIFGISVYFGQYLPAEWRQPMSMGLAVLVLITMVIQRARFSGPIISHVYTIVAGLLSYATFMYSFASLGAQTFLMIVLLAIIGFVVFGVVGFFVIRDASSMGKYLFVTLIALICMSIVGWFVHIPMLYTVISVVGLGLFLLYTLYDFNRLKRGAFSPREMGFNLFLNLFRIIRHALNLAQKVKR encoded by the coding sequence ATGAGTTCAAATACAGAACAACAGTCATCGGACTATAAACGATATGGACAAGTATGGTTATTCTTTATGTATTATTGGTTAATATTTGGTATTTCAGTATATTTTGGTCAATATTTACCAGCTGAATGGCGTCAACCGATGTCAATGGGGTTAGCGGTACTCGTTCTTATTACAATGGTCATTCAACGTGCACGTTTTAGTGGCCCAATTATTTCACATGTTTATACGATTGTTGCAGGTTTATTATCTTATGCAACATTTATGTATTCATTTGCAAGTTTAGGTGCACAAACCTTTTTAATGATTGTCTTATTAGCAATCATCGGTTTTGTCGTTTTTGGCGTTGTCGGTTTTTTTGTGATTCGTGATGCATCAAGTATGGGGAAGTATTTATTTGTGACACTTATCGCACTTATTTGTATGAGTATTGTCGGATGGTTTGTTCATATTCCTATGCTTTATACAGTCATTTCAGTTGTTGGTCTTGGTCTGTTTCTACTTTACACGTTATATGACTTTAATCGATTGAAGCGTGGTGCCTTTTCGCCAAGAGAGATGGGGTTTAACCTATTTCTAAACTTATTCCGCATCATTCGTCACGCATTAAACTTAGCCCAAAAGGTAAAAAGATAA